In Clostridium sp. JN-1, one genomic interval encodes:
- the dnaA gene encoding chromosomal replication initiator protein DnaA, which translates to MDAHLKEIWEKTLNIIKGELTEVSFNTWIKSITPISIDKDTLKLGVPNDFTRGILNTRYKDLISNSLKLIGSKKYTIDFLILSEEDTSDDSKSKKVKKSSINISVNEKMSAMLNPKYTFDSFVIGNSNRFAHAASLAVAEAPAKAYNPLFIYGGVGLGKTHLMHAIGHYILQNNSKCKVMYVSSEKFTNELINSIKDDKNVEFRDKYRNIDVLLIDDIQFIAGKERTQEEFFHTFNALYEANKQIILSSDRPPKEIPTLEDRLRSRFEWGLIADIQAPDFETRMAILKKKADVEHLNIPNEVMVYIATKIKSNIRELEGALIRIVAFSSLTNSEISIELAAEALKDIISSRQSKLVTIELIQDVVSNYFNLKVEDLKSSRRTRSIAFPRQIAMYLSRKLTDMSLPKIGEEFGGRDHTTVIHAYDKISQNLKTDESLQSAVNDLTKRINQK; encoded by the coding sequence ATGGATGCCCATTTAAAGGAAATATGGGAAAAAACTTTAAACATAATAAAAGGAGAATTGACCGAAGTAAGTTTCAATACATGGATTAAAAGCATAACTCCTATTTCTATTGATAAAGATACATTAAAATTAGGCGTTCCAAATGATTTTACACGCGGAATATTAAATACAAGATATAAGGATCTTATTTCAAATTCATTAAAATTAATAGGTTCTAAAAAATATACTATAGATTTTCTTATATTATCGGAAGAGGATACATCTGATGACTCCAAAAGCAAAAAAGTGAAAAAAAGTTCTATTAATATTTCTGTAAATGAAAAAATGTCTGCAATGTTAAATCCTAAATATACTTTTGATTCTTTTGTAATAGGTAATAGTAATAGATTTGCCCATGCAGCATCCTTAGCTGTTGCAGAAGCACCCGCTAAGGCTTATAACCCTCTTTTTATATATGGAGGCGTTGGACTTGGTAAAACTCACTTAATGCATGCAATAGGTCATTACATATTACAAAATAATTCTAAATGTAAAGTTATGTATGTTTCTTCAGAAAAGTTTACTAATGAACTTATAAACTCTATAAAAGACGATAAAAATGTAGAGTTTAGAGATAAGTACAGAAACATAGATGTGCTTCTTATAGATGATATTCAATTTATTGCAGGCAAGGAAAGAACTCAAGAAGAATTTTTCCATACATTTAACGCTCTATACGAAGCAAACAAACAAATAATATTATCAAGTGACAGACCACCTAAAGAAATACCTACTCTTGAAGATAGATTACGCTCTCGTTTTGAATGGGGACTTATAGCTGATATACAAGCTCCTGATTTTGAAACAAGAATGGCAATACTCAAAAAAAAGGCTGATGTAGAACATTTAAATATACCTAATGAGGTTATGGTATACATAGCTACAAAAATTAAATCAAACATAAGAGAATTAGAAGGTGCTTTAATTAGAATAGTAGCATTTTCTTCTTTAACTAATAGTGAAATAAGTATTGAATTAGCTGCAGAAGCACTAAAAGATATAATATCAAGCAGACAATCCAAATTAGTTACCATAGAATTAATCCAGGACGTTGTATCAAATTACTTCAACTTAAAAGTAGAAGATCTTAAGTCTTCTAGAAGGACTAGAAGCATAGCTTTCCCAAGACAAATAGCTATGTATCTCTCTAGAAAATTAACAGATATGTCACTTCCTAAGATAGGTGAAGAATTTGGAGGTAGGGATCATACTACAGTAATACATGCTTATGATAAAATATCTCAAAATTTAAAGACTGATGAAAGTCTGCAAAGTGCAGTAAATGATTTAACAAAGAGGATTAATCAAAAATAG
- the dnaN gene encoding DNA polymerase III subunit beta codes for MKFVCNKSILQNGISIVQKSITGKSSLPILNGILITALDGKLTLIGSDIDLSIQTKVEAEVYEEGSIVLDSKIFGEIIRKLPNDDIHINTINNNSVEILCQKSRFTLIYMDPSDFPPLPSINENDIFSIPQKILKNMIKSTIFATAIDETRPILTGVLFEIKEKKLNLVALDGYRLALKSENLDTDNTINAVIPGKTLSEVSKILEEKDDVKITFTPNHILFNINETKIISRLLEGEFIKYNSIIPNEFNLKVTAKRVELLNSIERASLMAQEGNTNLIKLSIQDESMIITSNSQLGMVREETSIILQGDSLEIAFNSKYLIDVLKTMDEDEIIMEFSSSISPCIIKNREVDNCIYLVLPVRLSKN; via the coding sequence ATGAAATTTGTGTGCAATAAAAGTATACTTCAAAATGGAATATCAATAGTTCAAAAATCAATTACAGGAAAATCTTCACTGCCTATATTAAATGGTATTTTGATAACAGCATTAGATGGTAAACTAACTTTAATAGGATCAGATATAGACTTAAGTATCCAAACTAAAGTAGAAGCTGAAGTATATGAAGAAGGCAGCATTGTATTAGATTCAAAAATATTTGGAGAAATAATAAGAAAGTTACCAAATGATGATATACATATAAATACCATAAATAATAATTCAGTAGAAATACTATGTCAAAAATCAAGATTTACTTTAATATATATGGATCCATCTGACTTTCCACCATTACCTAGTATTAATGAAAATGATATATTTTCTATACCTCAAAAAATACTTAAAAATATGATAAAAAGTACTATATTTGCTACTGCTATAGATGAAACTAGACCAATACTTACAGGAGTTTTATTTGAAATAAAAGAAAAAAAGTTAAATTTAGTTGCACTAGATGGTTATAGATTAGCCTTAAAATCAGAAAATCTAGATACTGATAATACTATAAATGCAGTAATACCAGGAAAAACATTAAGTGAAGTATCAAAAATATTAGAAGAAAAAGACGATGTAAAAATTACATTTACACCTAATCACATTTTATTTAACATAAATGAAACTAAAATAATATCTCGACTTTTAGAAGGTGAATTTATTAAATACAATTCAATAATACCAAACGAATTTAACCTAAAAGTAACAGCAAAAAGAGTAGAGTTATTAAATTCTATAGAGAGAGCTTCATTAATGGCTCAAGAAGGTAATACAAACCTTATAAAATTGAGTATACAAGATGAAAGTATGATTATAACATCTAATTCTCAATTGGGAATGGTCAGAGAAGAAACAAGTATAATTTTGCAAGGAGACTCACTTGAAATTGCATTTAATTCAAAATACTTAATAGATGTATTGAAAACTATGGATGAAGATGAGATAATCATGGAATTTTCAAGCAGTATAAGTCCTTGTATTATAAAGAATAGAGAAGTAGATAATTGTATATATCTTGTTTTGCCTGTAAGGTTATCAAAAAATTAA
- the yaaA gene encoding S4 domain-containing protein YaaA — translation MNEIKINTDFIKLDSFLKWCGAVSLGSEAKMHILSGNVKVNGSIETRRGKKLVKGDIINFCDNDYKII, via the coding sequence ATGAATGAAATTAAAATAAATACAGACTTTATAAAATTAGATTCTTTTTTAAAATGGTGCGGTGCGGTAAGTTTAGGCTCGGAAGCTAAAATGCATATATTATCTGGAAATGTAAAGGTCAATGGAAGTATTGAGACTCGAAGAGGAAAAAAGTTAGTAAAAGGTGACATAATTAACTTTTGTGACAATGATTATAAAATTATTTAG
- the recF gene encoding DNA replication/repair protein RecF, with the protein MYIKYLKFVNFRNYKETNIELNKNTNIFIGDNAQGKTNILEGIYYCSIGKSQRTSRDKELINWNGKEAYLSLYVVKDRLDKKIEIKIFKEGKKGININSIKVNKMSELMGVLNVVMFSPDDLKIVKESPSYRRKFLDIELCKLSKRYYFNLQQYNKVLTQRNMILKSSNQKQLNMLDIYDEQLSKYGSEIINLRHKYVKKLEEKGKIIHKDITSGKEKLELNYITNVGNVENPRENMLKKLKESRAKDFQRKSTSFGPHKDDFEVKINDMNVRNYGSQGQQRTSVLTIKFASFEIIKDVTGEYPVLLLDDVLSELDASRQKYILNSINNIQTFITCTGIGDIKKYLKDEYYLFIVQKGKVKMA; encoded by the coding sequence ATGTATATTAAATATTTAAAATTCGTCAATTTTAGAAATTATAAAGAAACCAATATTGAATTAAATAAAAATACGAATATTTTTATAGGAGATAATGCCCAGGGCAAAACAAATATTCTAGAAGGGATTTACTACTGCAGTATAGGAAAGTCCCAAAGGACTAGTAGAGATAAAGAACTCATAAATTGGAATGGAAAAGAAGCCTATCTTAGTTTATATGTTGTCAAAGACAGGTTAGATAAAAAAATAGAAATTAAAATATTTAAAGAAGGAAAAAAGGGTATAAATATAAACTCAATCAAAGTAAATAAAATGTCAGAACTTATGGGAGTTCTGAATGTTGTTATGTTTTCACCAGATGATTTAAAAATTGTTAAGGAATCACCAAGTTACAGAAGAAAGTTTTTAGATATAGAGCTTTGCAAATTAAGTAAAAGATATTATTTTAATTTACAGCAGTATAATAAAGTTTTAACTCAAAGAAATATGATATTAAAAAGTTCAAATCAAAAACAGCTTAATATGCTGGATATATATGATGAACAACTATCAAAGTATGGTTCGGAAATAATTAATTTAAGACATAAGTATGTAAAAAAACTTGAAGAAAAGGGTAAAATAATACATAAGGATATAACATCTGGAAAAGAAAAGTTAGAGTTGAATTATATAACTAATGTCGGTAATGTAGAAAATCCCAGAGAAAATATGTTAAAAAAATTAAAGGAAAGTAGGGCTAAAGATTTTCAAAGAAAGTCGACTTCGTTTGGTCCGCATAAAGATGATTTTGAAGTAAAGATTAATGACATGAATGTGAGAAACTATGGCTCTCAAGGACAGCAAAGAACGTCAGTTTTAACTATTAAATTTGCATCATTTGAAATAATAAAGGATGTAACAGGAGAGTACCCGGTGCTCCTTTTAGATGATGTCTTATCAGAACTTGATGCAAGTAGACAAAAGTATATATTGAATTCAATAAATAATATACAAACTTTTATAACATGTACTGGAATTGGAGATATAAAAAAGTATTTAAAAGATGAATATTATCTTTTTATTGTACAAAAAGGTAAGGTTAAAATGGCTTAA
- a CDS encoding extracellular matrix/biofilm biosynthesis regulator RemA family protein: MFLHLGENVVVPIKDIIGIFDMETSMYSSDTIQFLRMAEEDGFIERITKDKPKSFIIAEVDKKSKIYLSPISSSTLAKRSETLYYEL, encoded by the coding sequence ATGTTTTTACATTTAGGTGAAAATGTAGTTGTACCTATAAAGGATATAATTGGAATTTTTGATATGGAGACTTCAATGTACAGTTCTGATACCATTCAGTTTCTGAGGATGGCTGAAGAAGATGGTTTTATTGAGAGAATTACTAAAGATAAGCCTAAATCTTTTATCATAGCTGAAGTTGATAAGAAAAGTAAAATTTACCTGTCACCAATTTCTTCATCCACATTAGCTAAGAGATCAGAAACTCTGTATTATGAACTTTAA
- the gyrB gene encoding DNA topoisomerase (ATP-hydrolyzing) subunit B, with product MLEQNKQAYDESQIQVLEGLEAVRKRPGMYIGSTSQTGLHHLVYEIIDNSIDEALAGFCKNIEVYIHLDNSITVVDDGRGMPVGMHPKMKKPTVEVIMTILHAGGKFGGGGYKVSGGLHGVGASVVNALSEVCEVEVKREGHVWKQVYKRGKAVTGLDIIGDSCEHGTKIYFKPDSEIFEETEYDYDTLVKRIRELAFLNKGIRITLSDERNDKKETFHYEGGIKSFIKYLNRNKQVIHKEPIYVEGIKNDCSVEMAFQYNDSYTENIFAFANNIDTIEGGTHLAGFKSALTRVFNDYAKKFGILKENDKNLAGEDIREGLTAVISVKLMDPQFEGQTKTKLGNSEVRGIVDNVLGENVSAFLEENPQVAKAILDKSLLASHAREAARRAKEITRRKSVLENTSLPGKLADCSSKDPSECEIYLVEGDSAGGSAKQGRNRNFQAILPLRGKIMNVEKQRIDKILGYAEIRAMITAFGAGIGKDFDIEKIRYDKIIMMTDADVDGAHIRTLLLTFFFRYMRELVEQGHVYIAQPPLYKVSKSKKEIYAYSDKELEVVLKEFGGKDSNTNIQRYKGLGEMDAAQLWDTTMDPEKRTLLRVNVDDAMAADQIFTVLMGDKVEPRREFIQQNAKNVVNLDI from the coding sequence ATGTTAGAACAAAATAAGCAAGCATATGATGAAAGTCAAATTCAGGTTTTAGAAGGATTAGAAGCCGTTAGAAAAAGGCCTGGAATGTACATAGGGAGTACAAGTCAAACAGGACTTCATCATTTAGTGTATGAAATAATAGATAATAGTATAGATGAAGCTCTAGCGGGATTTTGCAAAAATATAGAAGTTTACATACATCTTGATAACTCAATAACTGTAGTAGACGATGGGCGAGGAATGCCTGTAGGTATGCATCCTAAAATGAAAAAACCTACTGTAGAAGTTATAATGACCATACTTCATGCAGGTGGCAAGTTTGGTGGAGGCGGATACAAGGTTTCTGGTGGTTTGCATGGTGTAGGAGCATCTGTTGTAAATGCACTTTCAGAAGTATGTGAAGTTGAAGTAAAAAGAGAAGGACATGTATGGAAACAAGTTTATAAAAGAGGAAAAGCGGTAACAGGACTAGATATAATTGGTGATAGTTGTGAACATGGTACTAAAATTTACTTTAAACCTGATAGTGAAATATTTGAAGAGACAGAATATGATTATGATACTTTAGTAAAGAGAATAAGGGAATTAGCGTTTTTAAACAAAGGTATAAGAATAACTCTAAGTGATGAAAGAAATGATAAAAAAGAAACTTTCCACTATGAAGGTGGAATAAAGTCTTTTATAAAATACTTAAATAGAAATAAGCAGGTAATTCATAAGGAACCAATATACGTTGAAGGAATTAAAAATGATTGTTCAGTTGAAATGGCATTTCAATACAACGATAGCTATACTGAAAACATATTTGCTTTTGCAAATAATATAGATACTATTGAAGGTGGAACACATTTAGCAGGATTTAAATCTGCGTTAACAAGAGTATTTAATGACTATGCAAAAAAGTTTGGAATATTAAAGGAAAACGATAAAAACCTTGCAGGAGAAGATATAAGAGAAGGACTTACAGCTGTTATATCTGTTAAATTAATGGATCCACAATTTGAGGGGCAGACTAAGACAAAGTTGGGAAATAGTGAAGTACGTGGAATAGTTGACAATGTATTAGGTGAAAATGTTAGTGCCTTTCTAGAAGAAAATCCTCAAGTTGCTAAGGCAATCTTAGATAAGTCGTTATTGGCATCTCATGCCAGGGAAGCAGCTAGACGTGCTAAGGAAATTACAAGGAGAAAATCTGTTTTGGAGAATACTTCTCTTCCTGGAAAACTTGCAGATTGTTCATCTAAAGATCCATCGGAATGTGAAATTTACTTGGTTGAGGGTGATTCAGCCGGAGGATCTGCAAAACAAGGGAGAAATAGAAACTTCCAAGCAATTCTTCCTTTGCGTGGTAAAATAATGAATGTAGAAAAACAAAGAATAGATAAGATACTAGGCTATGCGGAAATAAGAGCAATGATAACAGCATTTGGAGCTGGTATAGGAAAAGACTTTGACATAGAAAAGATAAGGTACGACAAGATAATAATGATGACAGATGCCGATGTAGATGGAGCTCATATAAGAACACTCTTATTGACATTTTTCTTTAGGTATATGAGAGAGTTAGTTGAACAAGGACACGTCTATATTGCACAACCTCCTCTTTACAAGGTTAGTAAAAGTAAGAAAGAGATATACGCTTATTCAGACAAGGAATTAGAAGTAGTACTTAAAGAGTTTGGTGGAAAAGACTCTAATACTAATATTCAAAGATACAAAGGTCTTGGAGAAATGGATGCTGCACAACTATGGGATACTACTATGGATCCTGAAAAGAGAACTCTTCTTAGAGTTAATGTTGATGATGCTATGGCTGCTGATCAAATTTTTACTGTACTTATGGGTGATAAAGTTGAGCCCCGTAGAGAATTTATCCAGCAAAATGCTAAAAATGTTGTAAACTTAGATATATAA
- the gyrA gene encoding DNA gyrase subunit A, with translation MFDEGKILPVDISSEMKKCYIDYAMSVIVGRALPDVRDGLKPVHRRILYSMHELGITPDKGYRKCARIVGDVLGKYHPHGDSSVYDALVRLAQDFSIRYTLVDGHGNFGSVDGDSAAAMRYTEAKLSKISMEMIRDINKNTVDFMPNFDGEEQEPTVLPSRFPNLLVNGSAGIAVGMATNIPPHNLNEVINGIVMLIDNPEVTIDELMTQIKGPDFPTAGVIIGVSGIRSAYNTGRGKILVRAKTDIEEDEKGKNKIIINELPYQVNKAKLIENIADLVKNKKIQGISDIRDESDREGMRVVIELKRDVNANIVLNQLYKHTKLQDTFGVIMLALVNNETKVLNLKEILVHYLDFQKEIIRRRTKFDLDKALARAHILEGLKIALDNIDEVIKLIRGSKTGQEAKIGLISRFELSEKQAQAILDMRLQRLTGLEREKIEQEYSELEKSIAHFNDILAREELVLDIIKEELIEIKNKYGDERRTKIEQSADEINIEDLIHEEDVVITLTHSGYIKRILADTYSSQKRGGKGIQAMTTKEDDFVEHIFITSTHNNILFFTNKGRVYKLKAYEIPEAGRTAKGTNLINLIPIGPNEKIQAVITFKEFDEKNYFIMGTRKGLIKKTQISKYSSIRKTGLNAINLKDGDELIGVRMTTGESEVLVFTRNGYAIRFSEKDVRPMGRIATGVKAITLRDGDIAVAMEIVDTQGDILVVSENGFGKRTSVDEYTPHKRGGKGMITYKVSEKTGHIVGARVVKDEDEIMLINSSNVAIRINAADISITSRNTMGVTLMKTQEEQKVVAMAKINNENE, from the coding sequence ATGTTTGATGAAGGAAAAATTTTACCAGTAGACATTAGTAGTGAAATGAAAAAATGTTATATAGATTATGCTATGAGTGTTATAGTTGGCCGTGCACTTCCTGATGTAAGAGATGGTTTAAAGCCTGTTCATAGAAGAATTTTATATTCTATGCATGAACTTGGTATTACACCTGATAAGGGTTATAGAAAATGTGCTAGAATTGTCGGAGATGTTTTAGGTAAATATCACCCACATGGAGATTCATCTGTCTATGATGCTCTTGTTAGATTAGCTCAAGATTTTTCTATAAGATATACTTTAGTTGATGGTCATGGAAATTTTGGTTCAGTAGATGGAGATAGTGCAGCTGCAATGAGATATACTGAAGCAAAATTAAGCAAGATTTCCATGGAAATGATTAGGGACATAAATAAAAATACTGTTGATTTTATGCCTAACTTTGATGGTGAAGAACAAGAGCCTACTGTACTGCCTTCAAGATTTCCTAATTTACTTGTTAATGGTTCAGCAGGCATTGCCGTGGGTATGGCAACTAATATACCTCCGCATAATCTAAATGAAGTTATAAATGGAATAGTTATGCTCATAGATAATCCTGAAGTTACAATAGATGAACTTATGACTCAAATAAAGGGTCCTGATTTTCCTACAGCTGGTGTAATTATAGGTGTTTCTGGAATAAGGTCAGCTTATAATACAGGTAGAGGAAAAATATTAGTAAGGGCTAAAACAGATATAGAAGAAGACGAAAAAGGAAAAAACAAAATAATAATAAATGAACTTCCATATCAGGTAAATAAGGCAAAGTTAATAGAAAACATTGCAGACTTAGTTAAAAATAAAAAAATACAAGGAATTTCAGACATTAGAGATGAAAGTGACAGAGAAGGCATGAGAGTTGTAATAGAACTTAAGAGAGATGTAAATGCAAATATAGTTCTAAATCAACTTTATAAGCATACTAAACTTCAAGATACATTTGGTGTAATAATGCTTGCATTGGTTAACAATGAGACTAAAGTTCTAAATTTAAAGGAAATATTAGTACACTATTTAGACTTTCAAAAAGAAATTATAAGAAGAAGGACTAAGTTTGATTTAGATAAAGCTTTAGCTCGTGCACATATTTTAGAAGGATTGAAGATAGCATTAGACAACATAGATGAAGTAATAAAACTAATTAGGGGATCAAAAACTGGTCAGGAAGCTAAAATTGGTCTTATAAGTAGATTTGAACTTTCTGAAAAACAAGCACAGGCTATTTTGGATATGAGACTGCAAAGGCTTACTGGATTAGAAAGAGAAAAAATTGAGCAAGAGTATAGTGAGCTTGAAAAAAGTATTGCACACTTTAACGATATACTAGCAAGAGAAGAATTAGTACTAGACATAATAAAAGAAGAGCTCATAGAGATAAAAAACAAATATGGCGATGAGAGAAGAACTAAGATAGAACAAAGTGCGGATGAAATAAATATTGAAGATCTAATACATGAGGAAGATGTAGTAATAACCCTTACTCATAGTGGTTACATAAAGAGAATATTAGCAGATACTTATTCATCCCAAAAAAGAGGTGGAAAAGGAATACAGGCAATGACTACAAAAGAAGATGATTTTGTAGAACATATATTCATAACGTCCACACATAATAACATATTATTTTTCACAAATAAAGGTAGAGTATATAAATTAAAGGCTTATGAAATACCTGAAGCAGGAAGAACAGCTAAGGGTACAAATTTAATAAATTTAATACCAATAGGACCTAATGAAAAGATTCAGGCCGTTATAACATTTAAAGAATTTGATGAAAAAAATTACTTTATAATGGGAACAAGAAAAGGACTAATTAAGAAAACTCAAATAAGTAAATATTCCTCTATAAGAAAAACAGGATTAAATGCAATAAATTTAAAAGATGGAGATGAACTTATAGGAGTAAGAATGACAACAGGAGAAAGTGAAGTCTTGGTATTTACTAGAAATGGATATGCCATAAGATTTAGCGAGAAAGATGTTAGACCTATGGGCAGAATAGCAACAGGTGTTAAGGCTATAACTTTAAGAGATGGTGATATAGCTGTTGCTATGGAGATTGTAGATACTCAAGGAGACATTCTTGTTGTAAGTGAAAATGGATTTGGAAAGAGAACATCTGTAGATGAATATACTCCTCACAAAAGAGGCGGAAAAGGCATGATAACCTACAAAGTAAGTGAAAAAACTGGTCATATAGTTGGTGCAAGAGTAGTTAAAGATGAAGATGAAATAATGCTTATAAATAGTAGTAATGTAGCTATAAGAATAAATGCAGCTGATATTTCAATTACTAGTAGAAATACAATGGGTGTTACACTTATGAAAACGCAAGAAGAACAAAAAGTAGTAGCTATGGCTAAAATAAATAATGAGAATGAATAA